The Desulfovibrio subterraneus genome has a segment encoding these proteins:
- a CDS encoding ABC transporter substrate-binding protein has product MLPARPSRLRSPRSILLCYVSCILLCLCLALSAHAEKQVKLVLHWYPQAQFAGYYMAVEKGFYSSRGLDVQILPGGADIGPFDWLEQGKADFALGFLSTAIQRRNGGLDVVHVGQVVHDSALMLIAHKKSGIRSLADLAGTRIGVWGTDFQIQPRALFKQQNIRATIIQQAPSMDLFMRGGLDVVSAMWYNEYHTLMSYGLEQSEMTTFFFRDLGLNFPEDGLYCRRSAQMTPQTIDAMRKGTAEGWDYVFAHPDEALELVLRVMKANKVRANRSHQRWMLARMRDIILTGGRKSTDLTLSEKAFGQASQVLLAGGFIRAILPYEDFIWQDHP; this is encoded by the coding sequence ATGCTCCCCGCTCGTCCTTCCCGCCTTCGCTCCCCGCGAAGCATACTGCTCTGCTATGTGTCGTGCATACTCCTGTGCCTTTGCCTTGCCCTGAGCGCCCACGCTGAAAAGCAGGTTAAACTGGTTCTGCACTGGTATCCTCAGGCCCAGTTTGCCGGGTACTATATGGCTGTGGAAAAAGGATTTTACTCCAGCCGTGGCCTTGATGTGCAAATCCTGCCCGGTGGAGCCGACATAGGCCCCTTCGACTGGCTTGAGCAAGGCAAAGCGGACTTCGCCCTCGGTTTTCTGTCCACAGCCATTCAACGGCGGAACGGCGGACTTGATGTCGTGCACGTCGGTCAAGTGGTGCATGACTCGGCACTCATGCTCATTGCGCACAAAAAGAGCGGAATACGCTCTCTGGCCGATCTGGCCGGAACACGGATAGGCGTATGGGGGACAGATTTTCAAATCCAGCCCCGCGCTCTCTTCAAGCAGCAGAACATCCGTGCCACCATCATTCAGCAGGCACCTTCCATGGACCTGTTCATGCGCGGCGGATTGGATGTTGTTTCAGCCATGTGGTACAACGAATACCACACCCTGATGTCATACGGGCTGGAACAGAGCGAGATGACCACATTCTTCTTCCGCGATCTGGGCCTCAACTTTCCCGAAGACGGTCTATACTGCCGCCGGTCTGCGCAGATGACTCCCCAGACCATCGATGCCATGCGAAAAGGAACGGCCGAAGGGTGGGATTATGTATTTGCGCATCCGGACGAGGCCCTTGAGCTTGTCCTCCGCGTCATGAAAGCCAATAAGGTCCGGGCCAACCGCAGCCACCAGCGATGGATGCTGGCGAGAATGCGCGACATCATCCTGACCGGGGGGCGAAAAAGCACAGACCTCACCTTGTCTGAAAAGGCCTTCGGGCAGGCGTCCCAGGTCCTGCTGGCAGGCGGGTTCATCCGGGCAATTCTGCCCTATGAAGATTTCATCTGGCAGGACCACCCATGA
- a CDS encoding nuclear transport factor 2 family protein, with amino-acid sequence MSLNLPVVIGTYFEGANGLNADVLLPCFTPEAVVDDEERRHIGHAAIRVWMEESFTRYRPVHNLRASKQDGPVVSVVSTVSGDFPGSPVDLLHKFTLEGDLIVRLAITLA; translated from the coding sequence ATGTCACTGAATCTGCCCGTCGTGATCGGAACCTATTTCGAGGGCGCCAATGGATTGAATGCTGATGTCTTGCTGCCGTGCTTTACGCCCGAAGCCGTGGTCGATGATGAAGAAAGACGCCACATAGGGCACGCGGCTATCCGTGTCTGGATGGAGGAGAGCTTCACCCGCTACCGTCCGGTCCATAACCTGCGCGCATCAAAGCAGGATGGCCCCGTGGTGTCGGTGGTCTCCACCGTGTCCGGCGATTTCCCGGGCAGCCCGGTGGATCTGCTGCACAAATTTACCCTGGAAGGAGACCTCATCGTCCGGCTGGCCATCACCCTGGCGTAG
- a CDS encoding ATP-binding protein, with translation MKSKKIFGMQLPENVENISVACSAARESARVRGFSPKDVQTFCLVVEEALTNSIEMGFGGADDEVDITFYTITSGIGVKIRSFCLPLEPEKLPQYNSQRVSKYNDTTGLSYHLVKNMSDNFRVYVGEDGARELYFEKYIPEQKVQDTGARKKVLRVNTEHIKRFAVPEDAENISRLVLRSHDAVLFGESIYYPDMVREMLAEKKMVSVVSEAECGELIAHFALLKDISGDRVEELTYVVSDKNYKSRDAAKLPAILVEDAKCRGVYAINSYVVTNHVYAQKGCLADGFSENALYLALNTASRHTQNEESESHRIGTLGFVRYLGEMSPAPLFLPPRHREMILDIYANMAIEPPVAEGTAGSGSMGGSSHIVTDVGFTEGWMLIVVKEYGPDTLSHLKSEVYKAVVQGIPSIQLGLPLSNSMTLEMCSEFESMGFFFAGVSSGYNCSENLMLQYLNGVEPGFESVHTFSDFAKKLKEYVAGCWEDRAV, from the coding sequence ATGAAGAGCAAAAAAATATTCGGAATGCAGCTCCCTGAGAATGTAGAGAATATATCAGTAGCTTGCAGCGCAGCCCGCGAAAGCGCGAGGGTGAGAGGATTTTCACCGAAAGATGTGCAGACGTTTTGCCTTGTTGTGGAGGAAGCTCTGACCAACTCGATCGAGATGGGGTTTGGGGGAGCGGATGATGAAGTTGATATTACATTTTATACTATAACGTCAGGAATCGGGGTCAAAATTCGCAGCTTTTGCCTGCCTCTGGAGCCGGAAAAGCTGCCTCAGTATAATTCCCAAAGAGTGTCAAAGTACAATGACACAACAGGATTAAGCTACCATCTCGTAAAAAATATGTCGGACAATTTCCGTGTTTATGTTGGTGAAGACGGAGCCAGGGAACTGTATTTTGAAAAGTATATTCCAGAACAAAAAGTTCAGGATACAGGCGCCAGAAAAAAAGTTCTGCGAGTTAACACAGAACATATAAAAAGATTTGCAGTGCCTGAAGACGCAGAAAATATTTCCCGTCTTGTTTTAAGGTCGCATGATGCAGTCTTGTTCGGTGAGAGTATATACTATCCAGATATGGTTCGGGAAATGCTCGCTGAAAAGAAAATGGTTTCAGTAGTTTCCGAGGCTGAATGTGGAGAGCTGATAGCCCACTTTGCTCTTTTGAAGGATATTTCAGGAGATCGGGTGGAGGAGTTGACCTATGTGGTGAGTGATAAAAATTATAAAAGCCGCGATGCTGCAAAACTGCCTGCAATACTGGTTGAAGATGCCAAGTGTCGCGGGGTGTACGCTATCAATTCGTATGTCGTGACCAATCATGTATACGCGCAAAAAGGGTGTCTGGCTGATGGGTTTTCGGAAAACGCCTTGTATCTTGCGCTGAATACGGCTTCTCGCCATACGCAGAATGAAGAGTCCGAATCTCATAGAATAGGAACTCTTGGTTTTGTGAGATATCTTGGGGAAATGAGCCCTGCCCCCTTGTTCCTTCCGCCCCGCCATCGGGAAATGATTCTGGATATTTACGCAAACATGGCAATTGAGCCACCGGTTGCTGAAGGTACTGCCGGTAGTGGTTCAATGGGCGGGTCTTCGCACATCGTGACGGATGTGGGATTCACGGAAGGCTGGATGTTAATCGTGGTAAAGGAATACGGCCCTGATACTCTTTCGCATCTGAAGAGTGAGGTTTACAAGGCTGTCGTTCAAGGGATTCCATCCATCCAGCTCGGGCTCCCTCTCTCAAACTCGATGACTTTGGAAATGTGCAGCGAATTTGAGTCTATGGGATTCTTCTTTGCCGGTGTGTCATCAGGGTACAACTGCAGTGAAAATCTGATGCTGCAGTATTTGAACGGTGTTGAGCCAGGTTTTGAATCGGTACATACTTTCTCTGATTTTGCGAAAAAACTGAAAGAGTATGTTGCTGGATGCTGGGAAGACAGGGCCGTTTAG
- a CDS encoding helix-turn-helix transcriptional regulator yields MNRIDRLLGLIIYLQSRRFATAADMADHFGLSIRTIYRDLKALGEVGVPILGEAGVGYSLMKGYSLPPVNFTKAEALALSTGGLLLQRHATSDFRKHMDTALEKIRAILPASNRAEIDRIENSMASVAEAIVPKQADLSLIQLALGAQQLLRFRYQGYGKTEAEVREVEPRGLLYYLGRWHLIAWCRLRDDYRDFRTDRMRDLEVLAQRFTSDREFDLAAYVREHMPAPALRVRARFEAEALDRARREWWMGLTEDRAEGCELTLNTPDLDSVASWLLSFGTSVTVLEPPRLRSMLAERAAAAAAHHRRTP; encoded by the coding sequence GTGAATCGAATTGACCGGCTGCTGGGCCTGATCATCTATCTTCAGTCCAGGCGTTTCGCCACGGCGGCGGATATGGCCGATCACTTCGGCCTGAGCATTAGGACTATCTATCGTGACCTAAAGGCTCTGGGCGAGGTGGGGGTGCCTATTCTGGGCGAGGCAGGTGTGGGCTACTCGTTGATGAAGGGGTACAGCCTGCCGCCCGTGAACTTCACCAAGGCCGAGGCCTTGGCCCTGTCCACAGGCGGCCTGCTTCTTCAGCGCCACGCAACTTCGGACTTCCGCAAACATATGGATACGGCCTTGGAGAAGATCAGGGCCATTCTGCCTGCGTCCAACCGGGCGGAGATCGACCGGATTGAAAACAGCATGGCTAGCGTCGCGGAAGCCATAGTCCCGAAGCAGGCCGACCTCTCGCTCATCCAGCTGGCTTTGGGCGCACAGCAGCTCCTGCGCTTCCGGTATCAGGGATACGGTAAAACCGAAGCCGAGGTACGCGAAGTCGAGCCGCGCGGACTGCTCTACTATCTCGGTCGCTGGCATCTCATTGCCTGGTGTCGACTACGGGATGATTATCGTGATTTTCGCACCGACCGGATGCGCGATCTGGAAGTCTTGGCCCAACGCTTTACCTCAGACCGTGAGTTTGACTTGGCCGCCTATGTGCGCGAGCACATGCCCGCCCCGGCTCTGCGCGTTCGTGCACGGTTCGAGGCGGAAGCTCTGGACAGGGCCCGGCGTGAATGGTGGATGGGGCTGACCGAGGATCGGGCTGAAGGCTGCGAACTGACTCTGAACACTCCCGATCTCGATTCCGTCGCGTCCTGGCTGCTTTCCTTTGGCACATCCGTCACCGTACTCGAACCGCCTCGGCTTCGTTCGATGTTGGCTGAGCGCGCTGCTGCTGCGGCAGCCCATCATCGCCGTACGCCATGA
- a CDS encoding SulP family inorganic anion transporter, which yields MKSLFKELAEDATSPKMVPALALGLVIGVLLVVIGVSFAAMIFSGPLAPLATRGAGLTLFGAASLCGFLALSSSFRAAISTPQDAPVAVLATMGVPVAAAMGMSDPNATFATMLAAMSIATLATGIALVAIGQFRLTRYFRFMPYPVVGGFLAGGGWMLVKGGISVMSSISPDIDTLPMLFEGMHIWKWSPGALYAISLWLVLKRWSHFLILPCSIVMVTAAYYVAFHVLGISLIDARAEGILLSGVPSSGLWPAFSLSDLQAVRWDVVFDQTPIMITVMLVTMMGLLLNISGLELGSGTDIDFDREFRNAGLANTLGGLGGSAPGSHTLSLSLLCSSSGAYTRLAGLITAGVIAAVLFMGGSVLEYFPLPVLGGLLVFLGIDIMDSWLRATRRRLPLSDYLVLGVIFLVICFSGFLEGVAVGLVITVVLFIIRLSRVDIIHGNFTGLTLHSRINRSIPQRTILQQHGEHIRGYTLNGYLFFGSASLLVETLKQELRKTPQPWCILLDFKGVSGFDISAANAFQRFIASAHAEHVRIVLTETSPRFMNMLQRILPAGSFNTLVTAQDLDRGMEACEEIILTEYAERTAQQANAEDMLFEQSVDDMMAHLDRQVLFEELVENLRPWLQECHYEGETPLVLKGEAQQGLQMLVWGSATATDLDGGARLAHLRAGDVLVPQAAFAPFVAREHIVADGPCRTVMLTAQARLLMEQETPDLALRLDRYIISSWNGTA from the coding sequence ATGAAAAGCCTTTTCAAAGAGCTCGCCGAAGACGCCACGTCGCCCAAAATGGTTCCCGCTCTGGCCCTCGGGCTTGTCATCGGCGTACTGCTTGTCGTGATAGGCGTTTCCTTTGCCGCCATGATCTTTTCCGGACCGTTGGCCCCGCTGGCAACCCGCGGTGCAGGGCTCACTCTTTTCGGAGCTGCCTCCCTGTGCGGCTTTCTGGCTCTTTCCAGCTCCTTCCGTGCAGCCATATCGACACCGCAAGACGCACCCGTGGCCGTTCTGGCCACCATGGGCGTGCCCGTGGCAGCTGCAATGGGCATGTCGGACCCCAACGCCACATTTGCCACCATGCTCGCCGCAATGAGCATTGCCACCCTTGCCACGGGCATTGCGCTGGTAGCCATAGGACAATTCCGGCTCACCAGATATTTCCGCTTCATGCCCTATCCGGTTGTAGGCGGATTTCTCGCCGGCGGCGGCTGGATGCTTGTCAAAGGCGGCATTTCCGTAATGAGCTCCATTTCGCCGGATATTGACACCCTGCCGATGCTGTTTGAAGGCATGCACATCTGGAAGTGGAGCCCCGGAGCCCTGTATGCCATTTCGCTATGGCTGGTGCTCAAACGATGGTCGCACTTTCTGATTCTGCCCTGCTCCATTGTGATGGTCACAGCAGCCTACTACGTGGCCTTTCACGTCCTCGGCATATCCCTGATAGATGCCCGCGCGGAAGGCATCCTTCTTTCAGGCGTTCCCTCCTCGGGCCTCTGGCCCGCCTTCTCCCTTTCCGATCTGCAGGCTGTGCGCTGGGATGTCGTGTTTGACCAGACCCCCATCATGATCACCGTGATGCTCGTAACCATGATGGGACTGTTGTTGAACATAAGCGGTCTGGAGCTTGGAAGCGGCACGGATATCGATTTTGACCGCGAATTTCGCAACGCCGGGCTTGCCAATACACTGGGCGGCCTTGGCGGAAGCGCCCCCGGTTCGCACACGCTTTCGCTCTCGCTCTTATGCAGTTCCAGCGGGGCTTACACCCGCCTTGCGGGCCTGATCACTGCGGGCGTTATCGCCGCGGTGCTTTTCATGGGCGGCAGTGTGCTTGAGTACTTCCCTCTGCCGGTTTTGGGAGGGCTGCTGGTCTTTTTGGGCATAGACATAATGGACAGCTGGCTCCGGGCCACCCGTCGCCGACTTCCCCTTTCCGACTACCTTGTTCTCGGCGTCATATTTCTCGTCATCTGCTTTTCGGGATTTCTTGAAGGCGTTGCAGTCGGTCTCGTCATCACGGTGGTGCTGTTCATAATCCGTTTAAGTAGGGTGGACATCATCCACGGCAACTTTACCGGCCTCACCCTTCACAGCAGGATAAACCGTTCCATTCCCCAGCGGACAATTCTCCAGCAGCATGGGGAACACATCCGTGGGTATACATTAAACGGCTACCTGTTTTTCGGCTCTGCCTCCCTTCTGGTAGAAACCCTGAAGCAGGAGCTGCGCAAAACCCCGCAGCCATGGTGCATCCTTCTGGATTTCAAAGGGGTTTCAGGATTTGACATATCCGCCGCAAACGCCTTCCAGCGTTTCATTGCCTCGGCCCATGCGGAGCATGTACGCATTGTACTTACCGAGACTTCTCCGCGTTTCATGAACATGCTTCAACGGATTCTGCCGGCAGGGAGCTTCAATACTCTGGTGACCGCACAGGATCTCGACCGGGGAATGGAAGCGTGCGAAGAAATCATTTTGACCGAATATGCAGAGCGGACGGCGCAACAGGCAAACGCCGAGGATATGCTGTTCGAACAATCCGTTGATGATATGATGGCGCATCTGGACCGGCAGGTTCTCTTTGAGGAACTTGTGGAAAACCTGCGTCCGTGGCTGCAGGAATGCCACTACGAAGGCGAAACGCCCCTTGTACTGAAAGGGGAAGCCCAGCAGGGACTGCAGATGCTTGTATGGGGCTCTGCAACGGCCACGGATTTGGACGGAGGCGCCCGATTGGCCCACCTTCGTGCAGGCGATGTGCTGGTACCGCAGGCGGCCTTTGCCCCCTTCGTCGCACGGGAACACATTGTGGCTGACGGCCCATGCCGTACGGTTATGCTCACCGCTCAGGCAAGGCTTCTTATGGAACAGGAAACCCCTGACCTTGCCCTGCGGCTCGACCGCTACATCATCTCTTCATGGAACGGCACGGCCTGA
- a CDS encoding SpoIIE family protein phosphatase, translating to MRRSGIATKLTALILSCAILILGLVVGYTYRASRASIIEMAHENAAALAQATANKIGAVFSETSKVAATMAVSQEDIKINEPQIVNMSKRILSANPGIFGMAVAFNPFAFDRSRELYAPYTHRTGRKVTTDILGGPEYQYPYMDWFQLAHELNKPIWTEPYFDSGGGNSPMITFATPFSRRTPQGMQQVGVVTADIELNWLQTIVNDIKVYETGFVFLLSRHGTFIAHPIQDMVMNETIFTYAEEVGVPEIRELGKRMVAGESGFIRLPPVAKFGVVHVTYIPLPGQNWSLGVVMPESELLASLHSLTNTIIAISVVGALLLAGMVTLVSRSIIRPLQTLTGVTGEIAKGNLDIELPAIASGDEVGDLAESFSAMKRDLKTHIAKLTTTTAAKERIESELRIARDIQMGILPKIFPAFPERTEVDVYATIVPAKEVGGDLYDFFFIDDKQFCFLVGDVSGKGVPAAFFMAVTKTLLKAVAERSAEPGTILAKVNDDLAADNPSCMFVTLFLAILDMETGTLRYANAGHNPPLLLSLKDGPQWVETLEEPMAGAMPDMTYTTRTMQLMPGDTLFMYTDGVTEAMNTNGGLYEESRLLETLTRLAGEDITTQIRGVEASVAAFAGEAEQSDDITMLAVRYVGPRSA from the coding sequence ATGAGACGTTCAGGAATAGCCACCAAACTGACCGCACTTATTCTGAGCTGTGCCATCCTGATTCTCGGACTGGTGGTAGGCTACACATACCGCGCGTCCCGTGCCAGCATAATCGAAATGGCGCACGAAAACGCAGCCGCTCTGGCACAGGCCACTGCAAACAAAATCGGGGCTGTGTTTTCCGAAACTTCCAAAGTTGCCGCGACCATGGCGGTGAGTCAGGAAGACATCAAGATCAACGAACCTCAGATCGTGAACATGAGCAAGCGCATTCTGTCTGCCAATCCCGGCATTTTCGGCATGGCAGTGGCGTTCAACCCGTTCGCGTTTGACCGTTCGCGAGAACTCTACGCTCCCTACACACACCGAACGGGCCGCAAGGTCACCACGGACATCCTTGGAGGGCCGGAATATCAGTATCCCTACATGGACTGGTTCCAGCTTGCCCATGAACTGAACAAGCCCATCTGGACTGAGCCTTATTTTGATAGCGGAGGCGGAAACAGTCCCATGATTACGTTCGCCACGCCCTTCTCGCGTCGCACCCCTCAGGGGATGCAGCAGGTTGGTGTGGTTACTGCGGACATTGAACTCAACTGGCTGCAGACAATCGTAAACGACATCAAAGTGTACGAAACAGGCTTTGTCTTCCTTCTTTCCCGCCACGGCACGTTCATTGCCCACCCGATTCAGGACATGGTCATGAACGAAACCATTTTCACCTACGCGGAAGAAGTCGGCGTTCCTGAAATACGTGAACTCGGCAAACGCATGGTTGCCGGTGAGTCAGGTTTTATCAGGCTTCCGCCGGTAGCCAAATTTGGCGTTGTCCATGTTACCTACATCCCGTTGCCAGGCCAGAACTGGTCTCTGGGCGTTGTCATGCCGGAATCGGAACTGCTTGCCAGCCTGCACAGCCTTACCAACACAATCATCGCCATCAGTGTTGTGGGAGCCTTGTTGCTCGCAGGCATGGTAACGCTTGTTTCCCGTTCCATCATTCGTCCCCTGCAAACACTCACCGGCGTTACCGGCGAGATCGCCAAGGGAAATCTGGACATAGAGCTGCCGGCCATTGCTTCCGGAGATGAGGTGGGCGACCTTGCAGAATCTTTCTCTGCCATGAAGCGTGACCTGAAAACGCATATTGCCAAACTGACCACCACGACAGCCGCCAAAGAACGGATAGAGTCGGAGCTGCGCATTGCCCGCGATATTCAAATGGGCATTCTCCCCAAAATATTCCCTGCGTTTCCGGAACGGACCGAGGTGGATGTCTATGCGACCATTGTCCCTGCCAAGGAAGTCGGCGGCGACCTGTATGACTTTTTCTTTATAGATGACAAACAGTTCTGTTTTCTTGTCGGCGATGTCTCCGGTAAAGGCGTTCCGGCTGCATTCTTCATGGCTGTAACGAAAACCCTGCTCAAAGCCGTTGCTGAACGCAGTGCAGAGCCCGGTACAATTCTGGCCAAGGTGAATGACGATCTGGCCGCAGACAACCCTTCCTGCATGTTTGTAACGCTCTTTCTGGCTATTCTTGATATGGAGACAGGCACGTTGCGGTATGCCAACGCCGGACATAACCCGCCGCTACTGCTCAGCCTCAAGGATGGTCCGCAGTGGGTTGAAACGCTGGAAGAACCCATGGCCGGCGCCATGCCGGATATGACCTATACGACCAGAACAATGCAGTTAATGCCCGGAGACACCCTTTTCATGTATACGGACGGCGTAACCGAGGCCATGAACACCAACGGTGGCCTGTATGAGGAAAGCCGCCTGCTGGAGACTCTTACGCGCCTTGCCGGTGAAGACATCACCACCCAGATACGGGGGGTGGAGGCTTCTGTGGCCGCATTTGCCGGAGAGGCAGAGCAATCCGATGATATTACCATGCTGGCGGTGCGCTACGTCGGCCCCCGGTCAGCATGA
- a CDS encoding DMT family transporter, producing MLESWIILFLSIFCEVTGTSCLKLSDGFSKIIPTISVFVFYGLALWGLSVVVKKMDVSIAYAVWSGVGTATVAVIGICLFGERATAVKMCSLLLIIIGVVGLNYTSSGK from the coding sequence ATGTTAGAAAGCTGGATTATCCTTTTCCTGTCTATTTTTTGTGAAGTTACCGGAACCTCATGCCTGAAACTATCGGATGGGTTTTCCAAAATCATTCCGACCATTTCTGTTTTTGTCTTTTATGGCCTGGCCCTTTGGGGACTCTCTGTAGTGGTAAAAAAAATGGATGTCAGCATCGCCTATGCAGTGTGGTCCGGCGTAGGGACAGCAACCGTGGCTGTGATCGGCATTTGTCTTTTTGGCGAGCGGGCAACAGCCGTCAAAATGTGCTCTCTGTTACTGATAATCATAGGAGTAGTAGGCCTTAACTATACGTCTTCAGGAAAATAA
- a CDS encoding quinone oxidoreductase family protein: protein MFAVYCEKPDDENPLAALVVGERPEPETPEGWVRVRITHASLNRHDIFTLRGVTGQDSPIPFPMILGNDASGVLDDGTPVAIYPLITGSDRTGDETLDPHWHVLSEKVQGTFADHVVVPRRNALPLPDELSPLHASVLGTAWLTAYRMLVTCSGLRPGQVMLVQGASGGVSTALIQLGRAAGMEVWVTSRTAQGLDLAARLGAHRGFLSGETLPRKVDAVFDSVGESTWTHSVGSVRRGGVVVTMGVTTGRHVTTDLLPVIVNQLTIRGTIMGTLDEMRDLMRLVVDAGVVPEIGSVLPMERAKEGFRDMIEGRMQGKTVFTR, encoded by the coding sequence ATGTTTGCAGTCTATTGTGAAAAGCCCGACGACGAGAACCCGCTGGCAGCCCTGGTGGTAGGGGAGCGCCCCGAGCCGGAAACGCCCGAAGGATGGGTTCGGGTGCGTATCACCCACGCCAGCCTGAACCGGCACGACATCTTCACACTACGCGGGGTCACCGGACAGGACAGTCCCATTCCCTTCCCCATGATTCTGGGCAACGACGCTTCAGGCGTGCTCGACGACGGCACCCCGGTGGCAATCTATCCGCTGATCACCGGCTCTGACCGCACCGGCGACGAGACCCTTGACCCACACTGGCACGTGCTGAGTGAAAAGGTACAGGGAACGTTCGCCGACCATGTGGTCGTGCCCAGGCGCAATGCGCTGCCGCTGCCGGACGAACTGTCCCCCCTCCACGCCTCTGTCCTGGGCACGGCCTGGCTCACGGCCTACCGCATGCTGGTAACCTGTTCCGGATTGCGTCCGGGCCAGGTCATGTTGGTCCAAGGGGCATCGGGCGGAGTGTCCACGGCCTTGATTCAGCTTGGCCGCGCCGCGGGTATGGAGGTCTGGGTCACCAGCCGCACCGCTCAGGGGCTGGACCTTGCCGCAAGATTGGGGGCGCACCGAGGATTTCTGTCCGGCGAAACCTTGCCACGTAAGGTGGACGCGGTCTTTGACAGTGTGGGGGAGTCCACCTGGACGCACTCGGTTGGCTCCGTCAGGCGTGGAGGCGTCGTGGTCACTATGGGCGTGACCACTGGGCGGCATGTGACCACCGACTTGCTGCCGGTAATCGTCAACCAGCTGACCATCAGGGGGACGATCATGGGCACCTTGGACGAGATGCGCGACCTGATGCGACTTGTCGTCGATGCGGGTGTCGTCCCGGAAATAGGCAGCGTCCTCCCGATGGAACGAGCCAAGGAAGGGTTTAGGGATATGATTGAAGGACGCATGCAGGGCAAGACGGTCTTCACGCGCTAG
- a CDS encoding ATP-binding protein produces the protein MTLRIPATLDSLAGAQAFLRERSTALGVPELLLGRLELVLEELVVNIGSYAYPDDEGDMEVGCEVLREAPGAPAMLCIILRDWGVPFDPLGKETPDLDADIESRPVGGLGIYLIRELTDRCEYQRNGDANEFRAYLRMEDTQ, from the coding sequence GTGACCCTCCGAATCCCGGCAACGCTGGATAGCCTTGCCGGGGCTCAGGCCTTCCTCCGCGAGAGAAGTACCGCACTGGGAGTGCCGGAATTGCTTTTGGGGCGTCTTGAGCTGGTTTTGGAGGAGCTGGTCGTCAACATAGGCAGCTATGCCTATCCGGACGACGAGGGTGACATGGAAGTGGGGTGTGAAGTTCTGAGGGAAGCACCGGGCGCCCCTGCAATGCTCTGCATCATACTGCGCGACTGGGGTGTGCCCTTTGACCCGCTGGGCAAGGAGACCCCTGATCTGGACGCCGATATTGAATCGCGGCCTGTTGGCGGACTCGGCATTTATCTCATCCGGGAACTGACGGATCGCTGCGAGTACCAACGAAATGGTGACGCCAACGAGTTCAGAGCCTACCTCCGCATGGAGGATACACAGTAG
- a CDS encoding STAS domain-containing protein has product MNIACTLSNNRALVELSGRMDAVTAPAFEQHCDSLITQGTTAVIADMSGLEYISSAGLRSILSSAKKLRAAGGSLSFCGMTGMVDEVFRVSGFLKMFRVFATKDEALAE; this is encoded by the coding sequence ATGAACATCGCATGCACTCTTTCCAACAATCGTGCTTTGGTAGAACTTTCCGGTCGGATGGATGCCGTAACCGCCCCTGCGTTCGAGCAGCATTGTGATTCTCTGATAACGCAGGGAACCACTGCCGTCATCGCAGACATGTCCGGCCTTGAATACATAAGCTCCGCAGGGCTGCGCAGCATACTGTCGTCTGCCAAGAAGCTGCGCGCAGCAGGGGGCAGCCTCTCGTTTTGCGGCATGACCGGAATGGTGGATGAAGTGTTCCGCGTTTCCGGTTTTCTGAAAATGTTCCGTGTGTTTGCAACAAAAGACGAGGCCCTTGCAGAATGA